A window of Bacteroidales bacterium contains these coding sequences:
- a CDS encoding CPBP family intramembrane metalloprotease, with protein sequence MNNLGSKNFLMLCLQLLLIVLISMFMATLISGGIMFLFDSSNLNVMKIIQGFSQIFTFMLPPIIFLKINKVNIKDFLGVNIKLSWKIILLSIILLFAALPFTDWLILENGKLSLPDSMWKIEKWMQNSQQMSEEIMTKLLGVNNIGGLFFNILIIAIIPAIGEELLFRGVFQKMLVNNMRNHHLAIIIASIIFSAAHMEFYSFLPRVVLGMILGYTFYYSGNIIIPMIIHFVNNALSISTYYYYFNYINNGEPFDMNTPSEYTNVYIALISLFISIFILYLIKKQSDKNKIIPESDISNEEG encoded by the coding sequence ATGAATAATTTGGGCAGTAAAAACTTTTTGATGTTATGTTTGCAACTTCTGTTGATAGTGCTGATATCCATGTTTATGGCAACTTTGATAAGCGGTGGGATTATGTTTCTTTTCGACAGTAGTAATCTTAATGTTATGAAAATAATACAAGGTTTTTCGCAAATATTTACTTTCATGTTACCTCCAATCATTTTTCTAAAAATCAACAAAGTAAATATCAAAGATTTTCTTGGCGTCAACATAAAATTATCATGGAAAATAATTCTTCTATCAATAATTTTACTTTTTGCTGCGCTCCCGTTTACAGATTGGCTAATCCTTGAAAATGGCAAATTAAGCTTGCCGGATTCAATGTGGAAAATTGAAAAATGGATGCAGAATTCGCAGCAAATGAGCGAAGAAATAATGACTAAATTATTGGGCGTAAATAATATTGGCGGACTATTTTTCAATATCCTGATCATTGCCATAATTCCCGCAATAGGTGAAGAGCTTTTATTCAGAGGCGTTTTCCAGAAAATGCTTGTTAATAATATGCGTAATCATCATCTGGCTATTATCATTGCTTCAATCATTTTTAGCGCTGCACACATGGAGTTTTATAGCTTCTTGCCGAGAGTTGTCCTCGGAATGATTTTAGGTTACACATTTTATTACTCCGGAAATATAATTATTCCGATGATAATTCATTTTGTTAATAACGCTCTCTCTATTTCAACATATTATTATTACTTCAATTATATCAATAATGGTGAACCTTTTGATATGAACACGCCATCAGAATATACAAATGTTTACATAGCTCTTATTTCATTGTTTATCAGCATTTTTATTTTATATTTGATAAAAAAACAATCGGACAAAAATAAAATAATTCCGGAATCCGATATTTCTAATGAAGAAGGATAG